The window TTTAGGCTGGAACTATATGTTGGAAGAGCTCCTGAAAGAACCCAAAGCCTTGACTGCTCCTGCTCTCAGTATGTATTGGTGATACAAGGCAGCAATGGCAGCACCGATGAAGGGTCCAACCCAGAAGATCCACTGAAACAATCATGACAAAAAAAATTATTTCAAATCGATCAGCGTGACACTTTAGTCATGCAAAGTTGCAAACTAATACAATTACTTCGCAGGTGAAATTAAGAGACTAGGGGTAAGGCCAAATAAGGTGCATACATGATCATCCCAAGCCTTCTCATTGTTGTATATAACCGCCGCTCCGAAACTTCGAGCTGGGTTGATCCCGGTGCCGGTGATTGGGATTGTGGCAAGGTGAACCATGAAGACAGCAAACCCGATTGGTAGTGGTGCCAATACCTGTCATTAATCAGACACAACACAGATAAAAATTAACTTAATTTCTTCTTCAAGCTACTAATTATAGACAAATTGAAATACTTATGGTACTTACTGGGACATGAGAGTCCCTTGCATTCCTCTTGGGATCAGTGGCAGAGAAGACGGTGTAGACAAGAACAAAGGTGCCAATAATCTCAGCAGCCAAACCAGTGCCCTTGCTGTACCCATCAGCTAGTCCATTAGCTCCACCACCATAGTTTGTGTACAAAGCACTCTGGAACGATTTGACTAGCCCGCACCCACATATTGCTCCCAAGGATTGAGCCACAATATACAATACAGCTCTGGGTAGTGAAACCTTCCTAGCCAAAAACAACCCAAATGTGACAGCAGGGTTTATGTGCCCTCCTACATACAAAAATTAGTTAAACACTGTCAGCAGGGTTTGGTACTTTGAAACTAAAGCTAGGGTACGTTTTGAGGATGAAAAGAGATATAAAGATAACCCACCAGAGATTCCAGCAGTGCAGTAGACAAGGACAAAGATCATGCCCCCAAAGGCCCATGCAATGCCAAGAATGCCAACACCACCACATTGGTCTCCACCTTTGAGAGTGTCGCTCTGGCTCTTGTATCCAATCACAGTAAGCACAGTAATGTACAAGAACAAAAGGGTGGCGATGAACTCGGCAATGATGGCTCTGTAGAAAGACCATTTGCCGAACTCCTCTGCATCGATCAATGGTGTCGGCGGTGGGTCGTTGTAGTCCTTGGCAGAAAACCCTCCTTGCGGGCCAACTTCAATGTCCTTACCCATGGCTTCTAGGAGTGCTAGCTTAGCTAAGGTAGAACTAGAGAGAGGAAGAGAACTGAGGAGAGTGTAGTGTTGGCTTTGAAAGAGATATTGTTGGTGTTTGTGATGAGAAAGAGAAGGGATGAGTTGGGGGTTTATATGGACCTTTTTGAAGTTGAGTGAAAGTGGAGCATGATTATTAAACTAGTGCATGCCTAGCCGTCCAAGCGTTCATGGTCACAAGTTCATTTGCTTTCTCTTTCTATGACCAACCTTGTCTAGTGAATAATGATCGGATAATTCCGGATTTCCGGTCAGCTTTATAACTAATCAAACCATAATTTACTCAAGGATTCATTGAACTACTGATTATGACTACATTATATGTCTAATACTCAAGTCAAAGTCAATCAAAGTTACTTGTTGTAATAAGTTTCATGTTACTCAACATAATTTGTGTTTACAAGTATTAAGGCTTAATTTGGTATTATGGTTTAAAAATTTAATTTTTTTAAAAACTCAGTTTTAAATAAGTAATATTTAACCTATTTTCTAAATTTTAAATACACACCCTTAATCTCTTAATATATACCCCTTACTTAATACATTATCTATCTAGTTTTTCATTTCAATATTATACTAAATACACATCCCAAACTGCCTAAAATACCCTCAATATTTAAAACTAATAATAATATGTTATTTAATATAATTATTATATATTTACTATTTCACAACCCTCTTTACGTATTTTCTTTTATTTTCTGTTAGATTTTTTTGATCGGGTTAGAAATTCTTTCTTGATATTTTTCAATTTATAATCAAAAGAGTAATATTATATTCGAATTCCAAATCACTAATATGACATCAATCGGCAAGAATTTGAAGAAAAAAATATTGAACATACATAATTTTTTCAAAATTAAGACATTAGGAAAAGTACAATAACATAAAAACTAGTTTTTAGTCTACAAGATAAAACTAAAGTTGATAAAAAAAAAACCAAATGAATCGGTAAATAGTACATGTGATTACGACAGTAGTCGA of the Fragaria vesca subsp. vesca linkage group LG6, FraVesHawaii_1.0, whole genome shotgun sequence genome contains:
- the LOC101310917 gene encoding aquaporin PIP2-1-like — its product is MGKDIEVGPQGGFSAKDYNDPPPTPLIDAEEFGKWSFYRAIIAEFIATLLFLYITVLTVIGYKSQSDTLKGGDQCGGVGILGIAWAFGGMIFVLVYCTAGISGGHINPAVTFGLFLARKVSLPRAVLYIVAQSLGAICGCGLVKSFQSALYTNYGGGANGLADGYSKGTGLAAEIIGTFVLVYTVFSATDPKRNARDSHVPVLAPLPIGFAVFMVHLATIPITGTGINPARSFGAAVIYNNEKAWDDHWIFWVGPFIGAAIAALYHQYILRAGAVKALGSFRSSSNI